The window TATTGTACGATACGAACTCTGCCTTGTAATCTCTATATATTGATCAATACAAGGCACCACAACGTGTGGTTTCCCCAATCTTACATGGTATAGAGCCTAAAACCCTACCCTAGCCTGTGCCGCCCTCCTCCTCTTTCCGCTGCCACCGAAGCCACCACCCCTCTCGCCGCCGCGCCCCGATCGCCGCCTCCATGTCGCAACCTGACACGGACGCCACGAACCAGGCGCTGGCCGCGGCCAAGGAGCGCCAGGACGCCgaggccgccgaggccgccaaggccaAGATACCTCTCGCGACCGCCCCCGATGGATCTAGGACGAGCACGGGGTCTTTTTCCTTGACCTCTCTGCACGCCCAGGCCGTCGGCCTGCACTCCATCAAGGGACACGTTCCCGTCGAGCTCGCGCTTGACACCGGCGTTCACCGTCAGTGGCGCACCTTCTTCCGCGCCGCTTGCCCCAAGTACGCCCTCCTGGATCATCTAGACTTTGACGCCCCCGACGCGCTGAACCCGGAGTGGTCTCTCCTCGACGCCACCGTCGTCTCTTGGCTCTATGGGTCTGTCTCGCTCAGCATCCTCGACGCCGTCATGACGCCCGGTGACGATCCCCTCGCCGTCAATCTCTGGAACAGCATCAACGGTCTCTTCAACGACCACAAGATCAACCGTCAGCTCCACCTCACGGCCGAGCTCGGCGATCTCAGGATGGGAGAGATGACCATGGCCGACTATCTTCAGAAGGTCAAATCCCTCTACGATGGGCTTGCAGATCTTGGCGCCCCCGTTGATGATGCTGAGATGGTGGTCCACTGCCTCAACGGCCTCTCCGAGCAATACGAGGCCGCCGCTGATCTCATCTCCCTCATGCCGGGCATGACCTTCGCACAGTGCTGCTCGTTGCTCGCGCTCCAGGACATGAAGCGCAAAAATTGCCGCGCCCGCAACTCCGACACGGccctcttcaccaacaccgccggcaACCCTGGCAACAGCGGCAACCCGGGCAAGGCCTCtggaaaaggaaagaagaagaagaaggctgccACTGGCGTCGCCAAGGAGATCATCCCGGCGCCCGCGACCCCATTGGCTGCCACTCCCTCCTGGCCTTCACCACAGCACCACTGGAACGGTGCCATCCAGATGTGGCCCTATGGCCAGGGGGGCCTGCTCGGCCGTGCGCCGCCCGCCTACGCTCCAGGCTACGCGCCCCGGCACACCCCGTCGCCGCATGCGTTCTACGCCCAGAACCCGTACCATTGCCCCCTACGGTTACGGCTACACCCCTGGACAGTCCTCCTACGGACTCCCCGGTCcggctccatcatcaccggcatcaaCAACCGCTTCATGGGACCAGGCCGCGCTCATGCATCAGTTCCAGACCATGGGGCTGCAAGCACCCACCAGGGAGTGGGTGATGGACACCGGCGCCTCCTCCCACTTCGCGTCCGATCCCGGTATGCTCAACTCCGTGTTCCCCCCTCCTCCTCTCGGCGTGCTGTCGTTGTCGGTAACGGTTCCACCCTTCCGATCACCGGTACCGGGCATGCACGTTTTCCTATTTCCACCACCTCTCGTCCTCTTTACCTTCGTAATGTCTTAGTAGTTCCTAACATAGTTAAAAACCTTTTGTCTGTTCGTCAATTCACCATTGATAATCGTGTATCCGTCGAATTTGACCCCctcggtttttctgtgaaggatctTCTAACCAGGACCGAGATTCTCATATGCAATAGCTTCGGAGCTCTTTACTCCATCCATCCTTCCACTACCAGTCAGCCACACGCCTTCCTCATCGCCGATGCAGCACTCTGGCACTGTCGGCTTGGGCACCCTGGGCGGCCCGTTATGGAGTCATTAGCTCGTTCTTCGATCATCCCTAGGGAAAAGAATAAAAGTAGTTTGTGTCATGCTTGTCAGTTAGGTCGTCATATTCGTCTTCCTTTTTCTTCTACCAATCGTGTAACCACTACTCTTTTTCAGATAATTCACTGTGATTTGTGGACATCTCCTGTTGAGAGTATTTCTGGCTTTAAGTATTATCTCGTTTGTCTTGATGATTTTACTCAGTATGCATGGGTTTATCCTCTACGGtctaagtcagaagctttctcgcacTTGTCGTCCCTTCATGCTTTAGCGCTCACCCAGTTTAGTGCACGCTTGCAGGCTATTCAGTGTGATAATGGTCGTGAGTTCGATAATTCTCTCCTCCATTCCTTTGCCCAGCACCATGGAATTGCACTCCGCTTTTCATGTCCATACACTTCGCAACAGAATGGTAAAGCCGAACGCATTATTCGTACTCTTAATGACATTACTCGTACACTCCTTATCCAAGCTAGTATGCCACCTCGCTTTTGGGTTGAAGCTCTTCACACCGCCGTTATGTTGCATAATCGGCTGCCTTCCAAGGCAATCTCGAATCGTATTCCCTTTCGTGCCTTACTTGGCGTAGATCCTGCATATGCTGGTCTTTGGGTTTTCGGATGTCTATGTTACCCCAACACCACAGCCGTCGCTCCGCACAAACTTGCGCCTCGCTCCGTGCCATGCGTGTTTCTAGGGTACCCATCACGGCATCATGGCTATCGTTGCCTTGATCGTTCCACCCAAAAGATCATCATCTCTCGCCATGTAGTGTTCGATGAGTCCACCTTTCCCTTCGCCTCCTCTACATATTTGTCAACTCCTACTCCTTCCTTGCACACTTATGATTTTTTGCAGGGAGCTGAGTAGCCGGTTTCGTCGATGCCATTCACCATGCCAGGCACGGTGACCCCGGATGCGACTCCACCGTCGCCGCCAcggtcgccgtcgccgccaccacggTCCTCTCCACGGTCGCCGCCACCGACTTCGCCTCGGTCGCCGCCACCGACCTCGCCTCGGTCGCCTGGGTCCCGGGCCACTGCCGAGAGCCCTGCTCGGAGCTCCGATGGCGACCCTGCTGGGAGTCCTTCTCCTACTACAACCGCGTCACCACCGGCAACGCCGTCGCCAGCACCTGTAGCTGTGGATCCACCCCGGACCCGCCGGACGCGGGCCCCTCCACCGCCTCCATCTCATGCCATGGCCACTCGTACTAAACAGGGCATTGTGCAGCCTAAAAAGATATTTGATCTTCATGTTGAGGGTTTATCTCCCATACCGAAGACTTATCGTGGTGCTCTCAAGGATCCAAATTGGCATTCCGCTATGGTTGAGGAGTATGGTGCTCTTCTCTCCAACAACACTTGGGACCTCGTTGATCCACCTCGCAATGCTAACATTGTTACTGGTAAGTGGATCTACCGTCACAAGATGAAGTCTGATGGTTCTTTGGATCGCTACAAGGCTCGTTGGGTGCTTCGTGGATTCACTCAGCGCGAAGGTatcgattttgatgaaactttcagCCCGGTCGTCAAGCCAGCCACTATTCGTACGGTGCTCTCTCTTGCTCTCTCCAGTGACTGGTCCATCCACCAACTTGATGTCAAGAATGCATTCCTCAATGGAACTCTCATCGAGACTGTTTATGCTCGTCAGCCTTCTGGGTTCACTGATCCTCGCTTCCCTGACAAGGTTTGTCGTCTCAACAAATCACTCTACGGTTTGAAACAGGCGCCTCATGCATGGTTTCAACAGTTTGCTTCGTTCATTGCATCGGCTGGTTTCATTGGCTCCAAGTCCGACAGCTCGCTGTTCGTTTATCGGCGTGGTGCTGACATGGCCTATCTCCtgctctatgtggatgacattatcctgaCTGCATCATCCTCGACATTGTTGCACAATTTGATTGCCACTCTTCGTACCGAATTCAGTATGACGGATATGGGcgatcttcattattttctgggCATCTCTGTCACACGCAGCAAGGACAGTCTGTTCCTCTCACAGGAGAAGTATGCATTGATACTACCTCCAAACTTTCAGCCAAGTCCAGTGATCCCGTTGCAGATCCCACCGAGTATCGTAGTATTGCAGGCGGTCTTCAGTACCTCACGTTCACTCGGCCGGACATCTCTTATGCAGTGCAGCACATTTGTCTTCATATGCATGATCCTCGGGCTAATCATTTGCTACTTGTGAAGCGTGTGCTTCGCTATATCCGCGGCACCACCAGCCATGGCCTCACTTTGTTTCGACGCAGCTCCAACAAATTGCTGGCCTACTCTGACGCTGATTGGGCAGGTTGCCCTGACACTCGCCGGTCTACCTCAGGTTATTGTGTCTTCCTTGGCAATAACCTGGTGTCGTGGTCTGCTAAGCGGCAGCACACGGTCTCTCGGTCTAGCGCCGAGGCCGAATACAGGGCAGTTGCAAATGTCGTGGCTGAAACATGTTGGTTACGGCAACTTCTTCAGGAGCTTCATCGACCAGTGACTGGTGCCACTGTGGTGTTTTGTGATAATGTGAGCTCTGTTTACATGACACAGAATCCCGTTCATCATCAGCGCACCAAGCATGTGGAGATCGATTTGCACTTTGTGCGCGACCGTGTCACCACAGGCGAGGTCAGGGTTCTTCACGTTCCGAGTTCTTCTCAATTTGCGGACATTTTCACCAAAGGATTGCCATCCCCTCTCTTCTTGGATTTTCGGGACAGTCTTAACATTCGTCGACGCCCGTTTACgactgagggagggtgttagaatatATAACCGTATTATGTGTATAGATATACGGTTGTATATGTGTAGTCTTTGTATAGGTGTACGTATATTGTACGATACGAACTCTGCCTTGTAACCTCTATATATTGATCAATACAAGGCACCACAACGTGTGGTTTCCCCAATCTTACAATAAACCTACCAGCCATCCAGCTTCCAAGAAGTCCTTAAATCCGTTCTTCCTACTACATGCTACGCGCACAACCACCTTCCAAGAAGTTCTTAATTTATTCTTCCTACTACGCGTACCACCACCTTCCGAGAAGTTCTTAAATCTGATCTTATTATGCGTATCACCACCATCCAAGTTCTTAAATATGTTATTCCTACTACGCCTACCTCACCAACCAGCGCAACCGCGGCTCTCTCCTTTCACATTTTGCTTCTGCTGCTCCTCTATTGCAGAGCACACCCACCACTCCTCTCTCCCCAAGGTTCTCGTTCTACTCTACAAAGCCCTACCTCTTTACCTCCACTTGAGTACCCTCTGTTCTGACTACCCTAGTGACTAAGGCCCTGTTCGGATCCCCTCCACTCCCCAATTGCAGCTCCCGGAGCGGAGGGAGCACCAGCACAATCGCGCGGAGCGGCTCGAACCCAGCTCCTCGCGCGGAGCGGAGTTGGGAGTCTGGAAAGCTTTCGAACAGGCTATAAGTGGCCACCTGCTCCTGCTGCATCGATTTGGTTCTGCAGTTAAGGTAGGTAATTTTGTTCATCCTTGCACCATTTTGGTTGGTCAAGCTCTATCAGCGGCGTAGCCGTATGTCTACCTTTTCTCACCTGAAATTCCATTTGTTTGATCAACTGATTGGACTCCACTGCAGGTTTGTTGCTGATATTATCAGTTTGGACTTCGAGTGAACTACTAGTACCATAATAGGGGGATGGAACCTATGGTTGTCGGTACACTACCTGATAATCTGGTGGTTGAAATCCTCTCTCGGCTGCCGTTCAAGTCTTTTTGCCGCTTCAAATGTGTCTGCAAGTCCTGGCTTGCCTTCTCATCAAATCCAAACTACCATGAGAACCTGCCAAAAATTCCCACCGGCCTTTTCTGCCAATACCAAGACCTTAATAAGAAGGCTACCAAGCTTATTGGCCAGCCCCGAAAGGTGGAGCAAATTGATGGAGCACTTAGTTTCTTGCCACAGTACCCACAACTGGAGCTTATGGATTGCTGCAATGGCCTAGTCCTCTGCATGCGTAGGAGCATGGATTGGAACAACCGTAAAATTATCTACCACTTCATTGTGTGCAACCCCGCAACACAAGAGTGGACGAAGTTACCTGATACCCGTCCTTACCAAGAACATGGTATTTGCCAAGCTATGTTGGTTTTCAACCCATCATGTTCCCGACAGTTCTATGTCCTCAACTTTAAACGGGATCCTTCAACTTCGTTCTTGAGCGGGCTCGAGGTGTTTTCATCCAACCTTTCCACATGGCTTGTGTATGATGCATGGTGGAATTCTGGGATGCCCACTGTTATTGGATACCGACACTTGTTCATAGATGGTTCACTTTATCTGTTTAGACTGCGGAGGAATTCAAGGAGGATCTTGGTGTTGAACGGCTTTGAGGCGATGAGTTCCTGCATACCGCCTAATCGTCGGACTATCAAGTTGCCAAATGACCCTTCTGTTGAATCTCCGAATGGCCTTTCCGTTGGTATGTACACTCAAGGTTTCTTTGGACACTCTCTAGGGGCCTTGCACTTTGCATTGCCAGATGTGGATGGGCGTGCGATCCGGATTTGGAGCCTCGATGTTTCCGGGCCATATAAGTGGAGTATGAAGCATCGTCTTAGTATCAGAGATGCGTTTGGAAGAGACGACCTTTCTCACTATGACTCCACTCAACAGTGTCGAAATTGTGCTTACAGGATTGGAGCCCTCGACTTGGAGAGTGACGTCATGTTCCTCTTTGCCGGGGAAAACAAGCTTCGTTCATACGCCATCAGCACTGGGAAATTTCATGAGCTCGGTGACATTGAACAAGATCATGAGCATAGCTATGACAAGTTCTTTTATTATATTGCATGCTACTTGAAGCTTCCAGCATCCGTGCCTTTTCCTTAGCTATTTTTGTCGAAAACGAAGGGACTTGGAACGTAGCAGTTGAAGTTACTAGCATTTGTTGGGAAACCAAGCTGGAGATGATTTGTGTGTCTTCAGTTCGGCAAGTAATACTATTGCTGTATGAAAGGAAGGAAGCTGGCCTAGTCTAGTAGATGGTGTTAAGAAGGCCTTTTTGTTGAAGTACTTTTTGTATCTTCATTTTG is drawn from Triticum dicoccoides isolate Atlit2015 ecotype Zavitan chromosome 6B, WEW_v2.0, whole genome shotgun sequence and contains these coding sequences:
- the LOC119324642 gene encoding F-box protein At5g65850-like, coding for MEPMVVGTLPDNLVVEILSRLPFKSFCRFKCVCKSWLAFSSNPNYHENLPKIPTGLFCQYQDLNKKATKLIGQPRKVEQIDGALSFLPQYPQLELMDCCNGLVLCMRRSMDWNNRKIIYHFIVCNPATQEWTKLPDTRPYQEHGICQAMLVFNPSCSRQFYVLNFKRDPSTSFLSGLEVFSSNLSTWLVYDAWWNSGMPTVIGYRHLFIDGSLYLFRLRRNSRRILVLNGFEAMSSCIPPNRRTIKLPNDPSVESPNGLSVGMYTQGFFGHSLGALHFALPDVDGRAIRIWSLDVSGPYKWSMKHRLSIRDAFGRDDLSHYDSTQQCRNCAYRIGALDLESDVMFLFAGENKLRSYAISTGKFHELGDIEQDHEHSYDKFFYYIACYLKLPASVPFP